The following proteins come from a genomic window of Ilumatobacter coccineus YM16-304:
- a CDS encoding NAD(P)/FAD-dependent oxidoreductase, translating into MKVDVCVVGAGPAGTSTALHLIREGLSVALLDRATFPRDKCCGDGLTSLALRELRRLDALPDHLSSWRTIERAEVVSPSGRRLGLDLRRQPPIAATARRMEFDSFLLERAEQAGAMVRTGSGISDIRVDDSSVRITSDDARVVVARHVVGADGARSTLRRLLTQNTEHRNQRHDLLAMRAYGTEQADVRSDVLRVWFPPDLIPGYVWSFPSGKREINFGIMVNRRHFGKTGQLRAVWDKLSAGSSAIPIDQVQNPKSWPIPSTLRLNRLSDSGALFVGDAAGLADPMTGEGIGQALVSGRYAAESIARSKPGQREGAAAEYRRRISRVLVAEHELSASLVRPLSHARLLDKGLQAVGVVPGAKSFFARWMFEDVRRTSAALPCRWTAAA; encoded by the coding sequence GTGAAAGTCGACGTCTGCGTAGTTGGTGCTGGACCCGCAGGAACGTCGACCGCGCTTCACCTCATTCGTGAGGGACTAAGCGTTGCATTGCTCGACCGCGCGACGTTTCCACGCGACAAGTGCTGCGGGGACGGATTGACGAGTCTCGCTCTACGCGAGCTCCGGCGACTTGATGCACTTCCCGATCACCTCAGTTCGTGGCGGACGATCGAACGTGCTGAGGTCGTGTCACCATCCGGGCGAAGGCTCGGGTTAGACCTTCGGCGCCAGCCTCCTATCGCGGCTACCGCTCGCCGCATGGAATTCGATTCGTTCCTCCTTGAGCGTGCTGAGCAGGCCGGAGCAATGGTGCGGACCGGGAGCGGAATCAGCGACATCCGAGTTGACGATTCGTCGGTTCGAATCACCTCCGACGACGCCCGCGTGGTCGTTGCGCGGCACGTAGTCGGAGCTGATGGTGCTCGATCAACCTTACGGAGGCTGCTGACTCAGAACACCGAGCATCGAAATCAACGACATGATCTTCTCGCCATGCGGGCCTACGGCACCGAGCAAGCTGACGTGCGATCTGACGTCCTGCGCGTCTGGTTTCCGCCGGACCTCATTCCCGGATACGTATGGTCGTTCCCTTCCGGCAAGCGTGAGATCAACTTCGGGATCATGGTGAATCGCCGACACTTCGGAAAGACTGGCCAGTTGCGGGCCGTGTGGGACAAACTGTCTGCGGGCTCCTCGGCAATCCCCATCGACCAAGTCCAGAACCCAAAGTCGTGGCCGATTCCGTCAACACTGAGACTGAACCGCCTTTCAGACTCTGGAGCACTCTTTGTCGGCGATGCAGCCGGGCTTGCAGACCCAATGACCGGCGAAGGCATCGGGCAGGCTTTGGTCAGCGGACGGTACGCCGCAGAGTCCATCGCTCGCTCGAAACCGGGTCAACGAGAAGGGGCTGCGGCCGAGTATCGGCGGCGGATCAGTCGCGTTCTCGTCGCCGAACATGAACTATCGGCGAGCCTCGTTCGACCGCTTTCGCACGCCCGACTTCTCGACAAAGGACTCCAGGCCGTAGGCGTGGTGCCTGGAGCCAAATCGTTCTTTGCTCGATGGATGTTCGAAGACGTACGCCGAACGTCGGCCGCCTTGCCTTGCCGTTGGACGGCAGCGGCTTAG
- a CDS encoding SpoIIE family protein phosphatase — protein MAELKWGAGTHPGQIRAQNEDNLHVADGVFVVADGMGGHEAGEVASHIAVERIRQALETDGHLTAEQVVASITEANGDIFRAAIANPGQAGMGTTVTAIAVIEDPMAGRGAPNIDDNDPIDTDPDGNPRVTPVVPLEQPEALVLANVGDSRTYLFRHDRLRRVTVDHSYVQELVATGHITDDEARYHPRRNIITRALGIEPDVKVDWWTLPLIRGDRFVLCSDGLVDEVTDDEITETLRSHPDPQEAADRLIHLANAAGGRDNITVVVVDVLDGDDPPDPTQEIDLVPQWADDTVPTPFPPPVVGEPATLAELGGGEDADDATPGKRRRRRDRRANAAKQAAEAAAALEALSHPSDDDADGNTTGDESGESSDAKPGKARRPRLGRAIAIFVVVAALLAATVVLGAWARRGYYVDFDDDGDVTVFQGRRGGVLWIDPTVESGGPSRDDLDDASIDLVDEHPTFSSRTDAEAFVAGLDLADETHETDADALTDDDVDPDVTDESDTDETPATTEG, from the coding sequence GTGGCTGAACTGAAGTGGGGCGCCGGAACGCACCCGGGCCAGATCCGCGCCCAGAACGAAGACAACCTGCACGTCGCCGACGGCGTGTTCGTCGTCGCCGACGGCATGGGCGGCCACGAAGCCGGCGAAGTCGCCAGTCACATCGCCGTCGAGCGCATCCGTCAGGCCCTCGAGACCGACGGACACCTCACCGCCGAACAGGTGGTTGCGTCGATCACCGAGGCCAACGGCGACATCTTCCGCGCCGCGATCGCCAACCCCGGTCAGGCCGGCATGGGCACCACGGTCACCGCGATCGCGGTGATCGAAGACCCGATGGCGGGCCGCGGCGCACCCAACATCGACGACAACGACCCGATCGACACCGACCCCGACGGCAACCCGCGCGTCACCCCGGTCGTGCCGCTCGAGCAGCCCGAAGCGTTGGTGCTCGCCAACGTCGGCGACTCGCGCACCTACCTGTTCCGCCACGATCGCCTCCGCCGCGTCACGGTCGACCACAGCTACGTGCAGGAGTTGGTGGCCACCGGCCACATCACCGACGACGAAGCTCGCTATCACCCGCGCCGCAACATCATCACCCGCGCGCTCGGTATCGAACCCGACGTGAAGGTCGACTGGTGGACCCTGCCGCTCATCCGCGGCGACCGGTTCGTGCTGTGCAGCGACGGCCTCGTCGACGAGGTCACCGACGACGAGATCACCGAGACGTTGCGCTCGCATCCCGACCCGCAGGAAGCGGCCGACCGACTGATCCACCTCGCCAACGCGGCAGGCGGGCGCGACAACATCACCGTGGTCGTGGTCGACGTGCTCGACGGCGACGACCCGCCCGACCCGACGCAGGAGATCGACCTCGTCCCCCAGTGGGCCGACGACACGGTGCCGACACCGTTCCCGCCCCCCGTGGTCGGTGAACCGGCGACCCTCGCCGAGCTCGGCGGCGGCGAGGATGCCGACGACGCCACCCCCGGCAAGCGCAGACGACGCCGCGACCGGCGTGCCAACGCGGCCAAGCAGGCTGCGGAGGCAGCAGCCGCACTCGAAGCGCTGAGCCACCCCAGCGACGACGACGCCGACGGCAACACCACCGGCGACGAGTCCGGCGAGTCGAGCGACGCCAAACCCGGCAAGGCGAGGCGGCCTCGTCTCGGCCGCGCCATCGCGATCTTCGTCGTCGTGGCCGCACTGCTCGCCGCAACGGTCGTCCTCGGCGCGTGGGCACGTCGCGGCTACTACGTCGACTTCGACGACGACGGTGATGTGACCGTGTTCCAGGGTCGCCGCGGCGGAGTCCTCTGGATCGACCCGACCGTCGAGAGCGGTGGCCCCTCGCGTGACGACCTCGACGATGCCAGCATCGACCTGGTCGACGAGCACCCGACGTTCTCGTCGCGCACCGATGCCGAAGCGTTCGTCGCCGGCCTCGACCTCGCCGACGAAACCCACGAGACCGACGCCGACGCTCTGACCGACGACGACGTCGACCCGGACGTGACCGACGAGTCCGACACCGACGAGACACCGGCCACCACCGAGGGCTGA
- a CDS encoding FtsW/RodA/SpoVE family cell cycle protein yields MSETLTGDLDVEVVETKRQARQRRRAELALPRRRRNAELTLIIMAGLITGAAYTLAALGTNAEIPPGIVVFVAFLLALLVCAHLVVRLVARGADSTLLPLVALLHGIGFVMITRLDDQLAGLQSIWSLVAIAVFVATLLVVQRVNDLARYRWLLFFGGAGALLLPLVPGLGANINGARIWVSLGPINFQPGEFAKIALAIFFAAYLADNREVIAARTWKIGPIRLPEPRYILPIGVAWGFAVVVMVAERDLGSSLLFFTLFVVMMWVATEKVAYLWIGLILFSGAAYFSWSQFTHVKTRVTIWRDPWSDSLDKGYQIVQSLFGLADGGLTGTGLGRGNPNQVPEAQNDFIFASIGEELGLIGATAILMSYLLIVGAGLRTALRTDRTFEKLLAVGLTTIVGVQAFIIIGGVIKVVPLTGITLPYVSYGGSSLIANYILLALLIRVSDSSARRLGEMPDEPTTGERWAAWRLRRRVRKGELHPGEVVNA; encoded by the coding sequence ATGTCCGAGACGTTGACGGGTGACCTCGACGTCGAGGTGGTCGAAACCAAGCGCCAAGCGCGGCAGCGCCGCCGCGCCGAACTCGCACTCCCCCGGCGCCGCCGCAACGCCGAGCTCACGCTGATCATCATGGCGGGCCTCATCACCGGCGCCGCCTACACGCTCGCCGCACTCGGCACCAACGCCGAGATCCCGCCGGGCATCGTCGTCTTCGTCGCCTTCCTCCTCGCGCTGCTCGTGTGCGCGCACCTCGTGGTTCGCCTCGTCGCCCGCGGCGCCGACTCCACACTGCTGCCGCTCGTCGCGCTGCTCCACGGCATCGGCTTCGTGATGATCACGCGCCTCGACGACCAGCTCGCCGGCCTCCAGTCGATCTGGAGTCTCGTCGCCATCGCCGTGTTCGTCGCCACGCTGCTGGTCGTCCAACGCGTCAACGACCTCGCCCGATACCGCTGGCTCCTGTTCTTCGGCGGTGCCGGCGCGCTGCTGCTGCCGCTCGTGCCCGGCCTCGGCGCCAACATCAACGGCGCCCGCATCTGGGTGAGCCTCGGGCCGATCAACTTCCAACCAGGTGAGTTCGCCAAGATCGCGCTCGCCATCTTCTTCGCCGCCTACCTCGCCGACAACCGCGAGGTCATCGCGGCACGAACCTGGAAGATCGGCCCCATCCGACTCCCCGAACCGCGCTACATCCTCCCGATCGGCGTGGCGTGGGGCTTCGCCGTGGTGGTGATGGTCGCCGAACGCGACCTCGGCTCCTCACTGCTCTTCTTCACTCTGTTCGTGGTGATGATGTGGGTCGCCACCGAGAAGGTCGCCTACCTCTGGATCGGGCTCATCCTGTTCTCGGGTGCCGCGTACTTCTCGTGGAGCCAGTTCACGCACGTCAAGACTCGCGTCACGATCTGGCGTGACCCGTGGTCGGACTCGCTCGACAAGGGCTACCAGATCGTGCAGTCGCTGTTCGGTCTCGCGGACGGCGGACTCACCGGCACGGGACTCGGACGCGGCAACCCCAACCAGGTGCCCGAAGCGCAGAACGACTTCATCTTCGCGTCGATCGGCGAAGAGCTCGGCCTGATCGGCGCCACCGCGATCCTGATGTCGTACCTCCTCATCGTCGGCGCCGGGTTGCGCACCGCGCTGCGCACCGACCGCACGTTCGAGAAGCTGCTCGCCGTCGGCCTCACCACGATCGTCGGCGTCCAGGCGTTCATCATCATCGGCGGCGTCATCAAGGTCGTACCGCTCACCGGCATCACCCTCCCGTACGTCAGCTACGGCGGCTCGTCGCTCATCGCCAACTACATCCTGCTCGCACTGCTGATCCGCGTGTCGGACTCCTCCGCGCGCCGTCTCGGCGAGATGCCCGACGAGCCCACCACCGGCGAGCGATGGGCGGCGTGGCGGCTCCGTCGCCGCGTCCGCAAGGGCGAACTGCACCCCGGCGAAGTGGTCAACGCATGA
- a CDS encoding alpha-ketoglutarate-dependent dioxygenase AlkB, with product MDSQLQLLLEEPLEDSDNVTPDGMTFTPGYVSPDEERDLLNSIDNASWDESMARRVQHYGWRYDYKQRKVEPSSYLGPLPAFLGPLVDRINQQFGLRADQAIINEYEPGQGIAPHVDCEPCFGPVIAMLGLGSDAQMDFGRHGETLPLLFQRRGLLVVEGDARHHWTHGIARRRTDKLFGTRRARRVSVTLRQIVTE from the coding sequence ATGGATAGCCAACTTCAACTTCTGCTCGAAGAGCCGCTCGAAGATTCGGACAACGTCACGCCTGACGGCATGACGTTCACTCCCGGCTACGTGTCGCCTGATGAGGAGCGCGACCTGTTGAACAGCATCGACAATGCGTCTTGGGATGAGAGCATGGCTCGACGGGTTCAGCACTACGGCTGGCGCTACGACTACAAGCAGCGCAAGGTTGAACCGTCGAGTTATCTCGGTCCTCTCCCCGCATTCCTCGGTCCGCTCGTCGACCGGATCAACCAACAATTCGGCTTGCGGGCAGACCAGGCGATCATCAACGAGTACGAACCAGGACAGGGCATCGCCCCACACGTCGACTGCGAGCCGTGCTTCGGTCCAGTCATTGCGATGCTAGGACTTGGCTCTGACGCGCAGATGGATTTCGGGCGCCACGGCGAAACGCTCCCGCTCCTGTTCCAGCGGCGCGGACTGCTCGTCGTCGAAGGCGACGCCCGCCACCACTGGACCCACGGCATCGCCCGCCGCCGAACCGACAAACTGTTCGGCACCCGTCGCGCGCGACGCGTCTCAGTCACCCTCCGACAGATCGTTACCGAGTAA
- a CDS encoding FHA domain-containing protein produces the protein MSDQVLNVLKLTLLGLVYLFFARVLWAVWSEVRTPPARPVAQPQPNAPANGPSAATQPMQRGAAPAPVQATSASKQRRPAKGRRGRAARLVILEPRHRRGMAIALTGEITLGRDEQCTISIQDDSYVSQLHLRVYDYDGQPMVEDLGSTNGTFHNGNRLRGSKLLHQGDRIQVGTTVIEAQ, from the coding sequence ATGAGCGATCAGGTCCTCAACGTCTTGAAGCTGACGCTGCTCGGCCTCGTCTACCTCTTCTTCGCACGCGTGCTCTGGGCCGTGTGGAGCGAAGTGCGCACACCGCCCGCCCGCCCGGTCGCGCAACCCCAACCCAACGCGCCGGCCAACGGCCCGTCGGCGGCCACCCAACCGATGCAACGCGGCGCCGCACCCGCCCCGGTGCAGGCCACGAGCGCCAGCAAGCAACGCCGCCCCGCGAAGGGCCGTCGGGGCCGCGCCGCCCGCCTCGTCATCCTCGAACCCCGACACCGACGAGGTATGGCGATCGCCCTCACCGGCGAGATCACCCTCGGCCGTGACGAGCAATGCACCATCTCGATCCAAGACGACAGCTACGTTTCACAACTCCACCTCCGCGTGTACGACTACGACGGCCAACCGATGGTCGAGGATCTCGGATCGACCAATGGCACCTTCCACAACGGCAACCGACTGCGCGGCTCCAAACTGCTCCACCAAGGCGACCGCATCCAGGTCGGCACGACCGTGATCGAGGCGCAATGA
- a CDS encoding Eco57I restriction-modification methylase domain-containing protein has product MFQIDEQGEHGEVFTRRWVVDLILDLSGFTIDRDLGGMVAVEPSCGSGAFLAPMTERLIESCRIHERPLTDIRSALRAFDLLPTNAELAQKAVAGALVEAGLGDAEAKSISTDCVHCGDFLLTSHGEDAADFVLGNPPYIRLEDVPTARSAAYRRACPTMRGRSDIFVGFIEMGLRILKPDGVLGFIVADRWMHNQYGADLRRLVSASYAVEAIVSMHDVDAFEESVSAYPAVTVIRRAEQSNAVVANATKAFGEANAPSLTKWVSSRRKSVSTKAMSAVKLPEWFDSELSWPSGDPANLALVADLERRFPPLQDPATGTRVGIGVASGADSVYLTDDPDLVESDRLLPLLMTRDTTTGEPNWSGTHLVNPWDDGRLVNLDDYPRLATYLESRSSDVRGRHVARKNPGSWYRTIDRVEPGLQHREKLVIPELKAFIQPVLDRGEHYPHHGLYFITSDEWDLEVLGGLLLSDIAELFVATYCVKMRGGCYRFQAQYLRRIRVPAIESMSKRDQAQLGRAFEARDRVSASAVARRLYGIDANVSVSS; this is encoded by the coding sequence GTGTTCCAGATCGACGAGCAAGGCGAGCACGGTGAAGTCTTCACCCGCCGCTGGGTCGTCGATCTGATTCTCGACCTCTCGGGTTTCACGATCGATCGCGATCTCGGAGGCATGGTCGCCGTCGAACCGTCGTGCGGCTCGGGCGCCTTCCTCGCTCCCATGACCGAGCGGCTCATCGAATCCTGTCGAATCCACGAGCGTCCGCTGACCGACATCCGTTCAGCACTCCGAGCTTTTGACCTTCTCCCAACGAACGCAGAACTTGCTCAGAAGGCTGTCGCCGGAGCTCTGGTGGAGGCCGGCCTCGGCGATGCCGAGGCCAAGTCGATCTCGACGGATTGCGTCCACTGCGGCGACTTCCTCCTCACCTCGCATGGCGAAGACGCTGCCGACTTCGTTCTCGGCAATCCGCCATACATCCGACTCGAGGACGTCCCCACCGCTCGGAGTGCCGCCTACCGCCGAGCGTGTCCGACGATGCGCGGGCGGAGCGACATCTTCGTCGGCTTCATCGAGATGGGTCTCCGGATCTTGAAGCCGGACGGAGTGCTCGGCTTCATCGTCGCCGACCGCTGGATGCACAACCAGTACGGCGCTGACCTCCGCCGGCTTGTCTCGGCGAGCTATGCCGTCGAGGCAATCGTGTCGATGCATGATGTCGACGCCTTCGAAGAATCGGTTTCCGCTTATCCGGCCGTCACCGTGATCCGTCGGGCCGAGCAGTCGAACGCCGTTGTCGCCAATGCCACGAAGGCGTTCGGCGAAGCGAATGCGCCGTCGCTGACCAAGTGGGTGAGTTCGCGTCGCAAGTCCGTCTCCACGAAGGCCATGTCTGCGGTCAAGCTCCCCGAGTGGTTCGACTCCGAGCTGTCGTGGCCGTCGGGCGATCCAGCGAACCTTGCGCTTGTCGCCGATCTCGAGCGTCGATTCCCGCCGCTGCAGGATCCGGCGACTGGCACCCGCGTCGGCATCGGCGTTGCGAGCGGAGCCGACTCGGTCTACCTGACCGACGATCCAGACCTGGTCGAGTCCGACCGGCTGCTGCCACTTCTGATGACTCGAGACACGACAACCGGTGAACCGAATTGGTCTGGCACTCACCTCGTCAATCCTTGGGACGACGGCCGACTGGTCAACCTCGACGACTATCCACGTTTGGCGACGTACCTTGAGTCTCGGTCGTCCGATGTTCGAGGCCGACACGTTGCACGGAAGAACCCAGGCAGCTGGTATCGCACCATCGATCGTGTCGAGCCTGGCCTCCAACATCGAGAGAAGTTGGTCATCCCGGAGCTGAAGGCGTTCATCCAGCCGGTGCTGGACCGTGGCGAGCACTACCCGCACCACGGCCTCTACTTCATCACTTCCGACGAGTGGGACCTCGAGGTCCTCGGCGGACTCCTGCTCTCCGACATCGCCGAGCTGTTCGTCGCTACCTATTGCGTCAAGATGCGCGGCGGTTGTTACCGCTTCCAGGCGCAATACCTCCGCCGTATTCGCGTTCCAGCTATCGAGTCAATGAGCAAGCGGGATCAAGCTCAGCTGGGGCGGGCGTTTGAGGCTCGCGATCGAGTGAGCGCAAGCGCCGTGGCTCGTCGCCTGTACGGCATCGACGCAAACGTTTCGGTCTCAAGCTGA
- a CDS encoding ribbon-helix-helix domain-containing protein codes for MNQQPTKRSPGRPAEFGPRVTKAVRLDPELDEALKLHAAECDLSANLLINRAIKAYLDEATVRLDDKVEQRVALEASARQVSMSLLVNHAVLDYLDHLIPVDDQLRTAS; via the coding sequence ATGAACCAGCAACCCACGAAGCGATCGCCCGGCAGGCCTGCGGAGTTCGGACCGCGGGTCACCAAGGCCGTGCGGCTCGATCCCGAACTAGACGAGGCACTCAAGCTGCACGCAGCCGAATGCGATCTGAGCGCCAACCTTCTCATCAATAGGGCCATCAAGGCGTACCTCGATGAGGCAACAGTGCGTCTTGACGACAAGGTCGAGCAGCGTGTCGCCCTCGAAGCGTCGGCGCGGCAGGTCAGCATGAGCCTCCTCGTCAACCATGCCGTGCTCGACTACCTCGATCACCTGATTCCGGTTGACGACCAATTGAGGACGGCGTCCTAG
- a CDS encoding ParA family protein yields the protein MAFASPKGGSGKSVTCLAYAQVIHALGFSVAVVDLDIETSGTTLLHLDQVLASKRSQGFGTPVGGAFDHEESERYAEVLLESGVILIPAQIELGEFSTDRTDAIGVVRDVLRATSGFDYVLLDLQAGADPVAVQAAMHADDVVIVSEFDPVSIQGVKRLERLYPEAFAKESTWILYNKVLPEIAKRMTDILRIERKLPAMPWTVEVVRSYLDGQIPVDMRLPNPFTLVVVEGVASLLGTEVGTAIAEWRMAAERTRREPIEDRLRQIDNELDELERDRIRAGSELEAQRRSGRMGLAAFWVSSVLVVFGVSLALTPDYRWVGGALSLLGLFSAGLAFTQRPVRGFVLRWVRLIAAPYMRLFRIGGHEGEDDWMERSGETELAVLERRIERRISELDRERTELSIATRSKSDSRSV from the coding sequence GTGGCTTTTGCATCGCCAAAGGGTGGGTCCGGCAAGTCAGTTACCTGTCTCGCCTACGCGCAGGTCATTCACGCCCTGGGATTTTCGGTAGCGGTCGTGGACCTCGACATCGAAACGTCAGGAACCACCCTGCTGCACTTAGATCAAGTGCTGGCGAGCAAACGTAGTCAGGGATTTGGTACCCCGGTTGGGGGCGCGTTTGACCACGAGGAATCAGAACGCTATGCGGAGGTGTTGCTGGAGTCCGGCGTCATACTGATCCCCGCGCAGATCGAACTTGGCGAGTTCAGCACTGACCGAACGGATGCAATCGGAGTTGTGCGTGACGTCCTAAGGGCGACTTCCGGTTTTGACTACGTGCTTCTAGATCTTCAGGCGGGAGCAGACCCGGTTGCTGTTCAGGCAGCCATGCATGCAGACGATGTTGTTATTGTTTCGGAGTTTGATCCGGTTTCGATTCAGGGGGTGAAGCGTCTAGAGCGACTTTACCCTGAAGCGTTCGCCAAGGAATCAACATGGATTCTCTACAATAAGGTCCTTCCCGAAATCGCGAAGCGAATGACGGACATCTTGCGGATTGAGCGCAAGCTTCCAGCAATGCCGTGGACGGTCGAGGTCGTGCGAAGTTACTTGGACGGCCAGATTCCAGTAGACATGCGATTGCCAAACCCGTTCACCCTTGTGGTGGTGGAAGGAGTGGCGTCGTTGCTAGGTACAGAAGTTGGCACTGCCATTGCAGAGTGGCGTATGGCTGCTGAGCGAACTCGGCGTGAGCCGATCGAGGACCGTCTCCGCCAAATCGACAACGAGCTCGACGAGCTGGAACGCGACAGAATTCGGGCTGGCAGCGAGCTCGAAGCGCAGCGGCGTTCGGGTCGCATGGGTCTCGCGGCGTTCTGGGTGAGCAGCGTTCTGGTTGTATTTGGCGTGAGCCTCGCGCTTACTCCGGACTATCGGTGGGTTGGTGGCGCGCTCTCGCTGCTTGGGCTATTTTCTGCTGGTCTCGCGTTCACTCAGCGGCCGGTGCGTGGTTTCGTACTTCGATGGGTGCGGTTGATTGCGGCCCCCTACATGAGGCTCTTTCGCATTGGCGGCCACGAAGGGGAGGACGACTGGATGGAACGTAGTGGTGAAACGGAGCTTGCTGTTCTTGAGCGCCGGATTGAGCGGCGCATTAGCGAGCTCGATCGTGAACGAACGGAGCTCTCTATCGCGACAAGGTCGAAATCCGACTCGCGGTCGGTGTGA
- a CDS encoding class I SAM-dependent methyltransferase has translation MIPLLSIINLAVEAWPLPGLELGPMLDWSSQFNENVRAPIAEPPLVEQWNQAVNTATQRLLADRGNVSADDEPAAALWQAMVYQRSHINAFARVLQEVVVGVGREEPVTIVDVGCGAGSVAFAFAESGFGDIRYVGNDHHHETRKLCRRMLAPLGDAMHVVKHQHQMSESEVLDSGVGYLFVTCSYLTGQATFDAKQLRALVDQIGELAERFGNLTVVAADAVFSGSRLDQLFRLTQQSRSTSTIMPVTTLDFDMLYPKLSGAPTDGILRPSEVNGFGLAIP, from the coding sequence ATGATCCCGCTGTTGAGCATCATCAACCTGGCAGTTGAAGCGTGGCCGCTGCCTGGGCTAGAACTCGGACCCATGCTCGACTGGTCGTCTCAGTTCAACGAGAACGTGAGAGCACCGATCGCGGAACCGCCGTTGGTCGAACAGTGGAACCAGGCGGTGAACACCGCGACGCAACGACTACTTGCCGATCGAGGGAATGTGTCGGCTGACGACGAGCCGGCGGCGGCGCTGTGGCAGGCGATGGTGTATCAACGGTCGCACATCAACGCGTTTGCCCGAGTTCTCCAGGAGGTGGTCGTCGGCGTCGGGCGTGAGGAACCCGTGACGATCGTCGATGTGGGCTGTGGTGCGGGAAGTGTTGCCTTCGCATTCGCCGAAAGCGGCTTTGGCGACATCCGATACGTCGGAAACGATCATCACCACGAGACCCGGAAGCTCTGCAGACGGATGCTGGCGCCGCTCGGCGACGCGATGCATGTCGTGAAACACCAGCACCAAATGTCTGAATCAGAAGTGCTTGATAGCGGTGTCGGCTACCTATTCGTGACGTGCTCCTATCTCACAGGTCAAGCAACCTTCGACGCCAAGCAGCTACGAGCGCTCGTCGATCAGATCGGCGAACTCGCTGAACGGTTCGGTAATCTGACCGTCGTCGCCGCGGACGCAGTGTTCTCGGGGAGCCGCCTAGATCAGCTCTTTCGATTGACCCAGCAGTCACGCAGCACGTCGACGATCATGCCCGTGACCACGCTGGACTTCGACATGCTCTATCCCAAACTCAGTGGCGCTCCGACCGATGGCATACTGCGCCCCAGCGAGGTCAACGGGTTCGGACTGGCCATTCCGTAG
- a CDS encoding FhaA domain-containing protein: MGLQSIERRLERMVEGVFRRSRGSIRPIELGRRLVREMDDNRTVDVKGRRMVPNDFTVLLAPADHSSFNDIEDALITELSEAAREYAREEAYHFIGPVQVRLTVDNGLKNGRFGIVSQLKQAANGVGAGSLVMPSGQRVSLGDHVTSIGRLPECTITLDDGNVSREHARIAPGAGAYVVTDLGSTNGTLVNGVRVTGDQKLSDGDIVSFGSTHVRFEAS, translated from the coding sequence ATGGGATTGCAGTCAATCGAACGCCGTTTGGAGCGTATGGTCGAGGGCGTGTTCAGACGTTCCCGCGGGTCCATCCGCCCCATCGAGCTCGGTCGACGCCTCGTGCGCGAGATGGACGACAACCGCACGGTCGACGTCAAGGGCCGTCGCATGGTCCCCAACGACTTCACCGTGCTCCTCGCCCCCGCCGACCACTCCAGCTTCAACGACATCGAAGACGCGCTCATCACCGAGCTCTCCGAAGCCGCACGCGAGTACGCCCGCGAAGAGGCGTACCACTTCATCGGCCCGGTCCAGGTGCGGCTCACCGTCGACAACGGACTCAAGAACGGCCGCTTCGGCATCGTCTCGCAGCTCAAGCAGGCCGCCAACGGCGTCGGCGCCGGATCGCTGGTCATGCCGTCGGGCCAGCGCGTCAGCCTCGGCGACCACGTCACCAGCATCGGCCGCCTGCCCGAGTGCACCATCACCCTCGACGACGGCAACGTCAGCCGCGAACACGCCCGCATCGCTCCCGGTGCCGGCGCCTACGTCGTCACCGACCTTGGCTCCACCAACGGCACGCTCGTCAACGGCGTGCGCGTCACCGGCGACCAAAAGTTGTCCGACGGCGACATCGTCAGCTTCGGCTCCACGCACGTCCGCTTCGAGGCGAGTTGA